The region TTTAGTTACTAGTTTTAttgcgacctattttttaaggATCGTAGGTACCTCTTattagaagcgctggtggcctagcggtaagagcgtgcgactttcaatccggaggtcgcgggttcaaaccccggctcgtaccaatgagtttttcggaacttatgtacgaaatatcatttgatatttactagtcgcttttcggtgaaggaaaacatcgtgaggaaaccggactaatcccaataaggcctagtttcccctctgggttggaaggtcagatggcagtcgctttcgtaaaaactagtgtctatacgtcaaatcatgagatcaatagttgtcaagcggaccccaggctcccatgagccgtggcaaaatttcTTCTTCCTCGCATCATCCCGCCctctgccacggctcatgggaacctggggtccgcttggcaactaatcctgtgaattgacgtaggcactagtttttacggaagcgactgccatctgaccttccaacccagagggtaaactagaccttattgggattagtccggtttcctcacgatgtcttTTCCTtaaccgaaaagcgactggtaaatatgaaatgatatttcgtacgtaagttccgaaaaactcattggtacgagccggggtttgaacccgcgacctccggattgaaagtcacacgctcttaccgctaggccaccagcgcttcctaaaaatatgttttgatatattttaccttaatagggaatattaggcaaagttctgcgtaggtggcacctttgtggcacatacagtaaacaaaccacattgacacatggcataccgcgaaacaagaaaatcgaaatttcgttatctaatctctctatcaggcctattcggatttcgagataatcacaacatcttgagacgatttagagatcaactagatctacattagatatcgactagatgtgacttggatatctaagtcataagttgtcgaaatcgttcaagaggacctccagaatcgcggatacgtcaaatttgacatatctatcttacaaatatctttaattttcgcgtttaccggtaggcccttgttaacaaaccgccttgatgcatcaatgtcatattttttattgtctgtgaaaacttgtcaaaaaacagtttaaggcacagtatgtataagcaaattctctttggtataagttagtctatgaatttactgagtcggtagtgctgcactctggcggcagaacattgcagtaatatcccctataaACTAAGTATCGGCTTACACAATACACGACGAACGAAAcgtaattaaaatatacattataatatcTTATAGTTTCCTAGTAgaatggctgtgacatacgaaCTGATAGACGGACGGTCAGACAGATGGACGTACATGACGAAACTAAAAGGGATCCTTtttttgactacggaaccctaaaaacagtatCGTTTTATCAATGCCAGCCTTACCTCATTTGTAGAATAGATATGCGTCAATCTAatgtcaaaataaataaatacagacaGTATATGTCAATGAAAATCAGTGTAACATAAAATCAGTATGGTTTGAACAAGATCCAACAAAATTCAGGGCATTTTCATCCACGATGTGTGAAGTCGCATTCACAACCGTCATATTAGATCTGTAACAAAACAACTATGTTTAATTATGTTTACTAGAAAATTGAAATCAAAGTAGTAGGTTAGGAGTATTTCGGTTATATTATATCTTAAATTTGTACAGTATTATATACAGTTGCAATTTACTTCAAGAAAGTATCGAAACGGTAAGTTATCTCTCTTAGCTACATGTAGCTTAATGCgtgtttttaaaagtttatACCTTTAAACATCCAGTCTTAACCAGCTGTATGACTATTAACTACTATGAGTTAAAGTTTGGTGCGTGCGTCACCTAAAATCTACCAAGAAAgtgtcttcatcatcatcatcatttcagcctatatacgtcccactgctgggcacaggcctcctctcatgcgcgagagaattaaataataaatattataggacaatttctACACAGGTCAACCTAGTCCCACactaagctcaataaggcttgtgttctGGGTACtagcccaagtaacacacaagcaggataatagagtaaaattatcatcttattcaaattaagattgcataaattttgtgtataagcggtggaaattacttaattcggaataagaaaatatgtgggcctagtggggcctatataccaataaatgctgaataaattttgcatagtatcggttttgcatattaaagctgaataatacttatttcttacacagttagtcagacattattcagcttaaagcatttgtggttactaaaagctgcataatagcagcattagcagcaattagctgtatatattttgtgtcgtgagatattaagcagacaatattaagaaaaatgtgatagtggctactaaatgctgaaaagaagcgtcggtgaagactttcaactgtataaaagcggttgcagtttctgttttaatgctagtttttgaataaaggtggacgatattactggaagctgtaatgaaatccgcatattatttgttattcagtagctgcatatatgggttagacataacgtctgaataataaatactaaaacaacacttatacttaagttatagcgattttagtacacatatactatctattcttgctaaaagctgcaaaatgaacgcaatgagcagcgctattcaaactactgcttagtatcaacaaatgcgcggtggagagggttccgtagctttataagtttatacacggtcaacagtgctacttgagcctgtttgctttgagcttgagcgtgtttttattttattttgaacgcatcttgcgtatttattctttaatccaaccattatttaaaaaatcgaggtttagtttttttaacaattctcttcgattggttattttacacaagatgcattatcgttttaatgacgtaaaacaattcctagctaccatcgtaaacactgttaactgaccatttgcataccttactgcaacgagataaagtttaccaatggccatttaaggttgttgctagttggcaaataaggtggcaaatgctagttattgatattgttgcattaaaaacttgtagactcgactgggtatgagaaaaaataaataatcacccccattaaaatatagcgaaatcgattCTCCACAATCGATCAATCGATTTTGaacagactgtttttaggtttcaagtgggtctactcatacccatcccacactatactcgtactcatacctaaacaatactgcccataccaaactatacttgtactcatacccgtgatacccgctactaatatacccgcaccttcgcacctataccatattcatattcataccatactcgtaaccacaccatactcatactatacacatcttcgtactcacttcgtacatctttgcgtacttatacctttacctactacatatttgtcggaactgataacggaaaaaataactgtgtagtctgccgtgcccccagatttatcatataacttaaatattatatcgcgtttataatattagtaggaagtaggattgaatattgcccgtgttacatacctataatgtttctcatcaaactagtgaggatctatgtggtttttaccatttgtgtatagaaccctaatatgctttaagattgcgaaaacaattactattatactgatgttattcaaaacttgttgttctaaaaccattcttatctaacatgtagcttagtaacgcgaataatgtgaatgcctattcagaaatttagcacataatagctgtggcagcagcttatattcagcacagtcggacgccattacggttgctcatattctaacctctaaaattaaataggaatttaaaatgaactgaaaaacccatttatattcatttataaaactagttttatcgtagcataacttgttaaagtacattttctatcactaaaacatctaaacaccgcaaaaaaattacaaatttaaaagtggagtactacattttctatatttactttcttaacagtgcattatttacgcggcgctttaaaattttaaataaaatgtatatatatattaactgtaaagtcgcatgcgcaatgaaattgatgttatgtaaacatcaaatcaatatatgggtaaggtcctccttattttgtattcacttcagacactacactttgacacgagttcacaaattaaaatggaagacaaatcatacacaaataggtgaatatattttctgtaacaatgcacttttgaaccaaaagctgcataacgtgtgactaactgagtcattctatacaaagctggataactttggtttaaaagcggtatagaagcttttgacagcctctatacaagtgttattcagcgattcaatgtgtgggcacacacttatacagctattacattactgttattcagtaataagcggcgtgggctagcccactttgcgcccaaccttctgtataacgtctgtataagcgcttatacagacgttatacagctaccttattcagcatacagtacggaatgctctattattcaaacaatattcagctacttgtgtgttacttgggagacgacgacatatataatatacacatataggtatataaatacttatatgcaTAGAAACattcataactcaggaacaaatatttgtgacgaacacataaataaatgctcttaccaggattcgacctgggacctcctgcttcataggcaaggtcactaccgactaggctaggaggccgtcttAAAATGGAACCAATCACGTTATgcacatacaaaatatatagagttagatcaagaaaagtctgcagcgattttgatagcccacgcagtgtaactgttattttaaactttaaacttctatgaaactaGGATATAAGACGAAATTCATTAATATGATTTAGTTGttgaattataaaatattaatactatgTTTCTCTTGCAGGTAATATAATGGAACAGGTATTTATGATCGAAGTATTTGTCAAGAAAATTGTACTGAAAATAGAACCGCCAGTTAAAGATGAGTACGAACTACGCTTGGAGGAAGAGGAGAGAAAAAGAGAAGCAGAAGCTGCGGCGCTAGCTGCGGCTCTATTAGCAGAAAAGATGAAAGGTAAGAAACCGAAACCTCCTAAAAAACCtaaaaaaggcaaaaaaggCAAAGTACCGCTTCCACCATCAGAGGAAGAATTAAAATACATGCAAACGTGTACAATGCAAATGAATTGCTTACCTCTGTTTGATTTCTATGTAGCACATGATAACTTCGTAGCCCCGCCGCCACCTCCACCTCCTGCTAAGGGAAAGAAAGGGAAAAAAGGCAAGGCCAAAAAGGGCAAAAAGGGCAAAAAAGGCCCTGTCTTTGTAAAACCACCATTACCATCCGAACCATTACCACAACCTCCTTATTTTGGAGTCGGAAATGCGGTGATATTCATATCAAGGCCGTCGAAATTACAGGAAGTATTAGAAAAGACGCCGATATACATCACAGTCTGGAACAGGGATGAAAATTTTAATTGCATAGGTTTCGTGAAAGTCCCATGGCACGAGTCGTTCCTCCAGTGCATTGAGCGATCAGCTGAACTAAATCCAGTAAACATGGAGCAAGCAGAGTACAGAGACACAAGAAAACAAGAAATGATTACCAATACTGTTGAAATAGTCAGGCCTCTACAATGTGAAGAGGACTTGAAGCCCTCTGGCGAAATTGAGTTTTTCATTAGATTAAGTTGTTTAGGCAACAGAGTGCTAAGTTACTTCGTCGCGTTACCTGAAATGGAGAGGATTCCAGGTAGAAAGTATCTCATTGATGATTTGAAATTAAAGGATCTTGAAGTAGTCAGGCATTGGGACGGCACTACCATAGATGAAGCTCCTCCTGTGGCCTATTTCTTTAGCGCTCCAGATATTACAAGAGAACCTATGAGACCCGTGGAGGAACCAAGAGTGTACGAAGACTTTGTGGCTCCTTACACTGCTAGCGAATTGGCAATTTTAGCCATGGGCTTTCCTAAAGGACCTTGTGGAGGTACAAATTGTCCAAAGCGTATGGATTATAGAGGATCTCAGCATCagtttatacagggtgaaaaGGTTAAGGGTAAATATCAACATGGGCAGTTTGTCAATAAAAGAGATGTTCATGGTCCATGTGGAAGATTGGACTGTccattagctaaaaaaattCGACAATATTTGTGCACAGAAGGCAGTTACAAACCGTGTAAGAAGCCGTGCTGCAAGGAATATTATTAGAAACTTCGGATATTGTTATGTGGGCAAGAAATGCTTTGAGTAAGTGTCGTACAcctatattattaaattttagcaatgattttttttactataaatttttaacaaatttggtaacatagtaaaataaaaaagtataattttgttatTCGTGTAATATTATTTCTTATTATTGTACTTTATCCGTCAGATGCATTGCACCCTTTCGAGTTGGTTCGTTTTATTCCTACAGAAGCTGGGAGGATGTATTtacatgtaagtacctacctaattcaaTTCTTGTATCACTTCCGCCTTGTAATTAGGTTTGCCTTAACCGTTACAGGATACGATGACCCATTGTTTCAAATACTCGATTACTGATTACACTCGTATTCGTGCGACCCTAATTTAAATGAAGATTTATAATAACTTTCTCTTTTTGCTTGAACTGTCTTAATGAATCACGCGCGCGAATTTTTTGAGATCGCTGGCATAAGAACCGATATTTTCTATACGGTAAGTCTTGAAGAAATATCAAGTACCTATAGAGACTCAAAGTCAATTTACTTTCAAAATGTCAATAACATTTTTATACAAATCTATGATGCCAAAGTCATCACAATTTCCAAAAGTTCACCATTTTCATCGTCGCAGAAAATTCTCATCATTAGTTCACCTGCAAGACTGTACACAAATAATAGGGCTGTGTAGTACTGTAGGTATATCAAAGAACTAATCATGAAACCATTAGGCACGTACCTAGTATTTTTCCTAGGGCATGGTGCATCATAAGTTTCGCATTAGCTTAGCTCGGGGGCGTTCAGTCCGAGCAGAATTAATGGGTAAATAAACGGTATGAACCATTACAGGTAACGTTCATTGTGACGAGTTTCAACGTAAAGCCTGTAGaacgattatattattattacaagcttttatttaacaatgtacctatgtatgtatgtaactacatatgtttgtacgggtcaaatcttgcaagttaaatttcagccctattcgaacaatgagatacgtcaaatactagatattgaaacgatatgggttggatatgtcagtgtcaaacaagtgtcaaaattgacgtttcttctaacaaaaacgccacttttgacacttgtttgacactgacatatccaatccatatcgtttcaatatctagttttttttttttttttttttttttttttttttttttttaatagagtaaaactttattttataattttattaataaaacagagattaaataacaaaataaataaataaatcatagatCTAGCCCTAAATTAGGTTGtggcattgttcccaggacgctggccgcgttccccctctgcacagtgaggctgagtttttgAGCAAAAAAAGGGGCAgctcgtaggtcgccagacacccagactagtttggtagaaatttcttttactagttttttggtgtctGACGACCAGGGACCGAGAGTTTCAATTGCAAGTGCCGCAAATACATAATTCGGTTTCAAGAATGCGTATTTGCGACACTTGGTAATTTGGGCGTCGTCTGCTGCCGTCCCCGGCCTCCTGGCAGAGCCCAGGACGTGGGATGGGGCCAGCGTATCAACACATGTTACATCCCACGCCAGGGGCCGTCCCAGGAACCAGGGTACGAGCGAGCAGCCGTCGGGCCTTTTACCATCCGCCGCAGATAGACCGACTGGCTCCAGGGTTGCTGGTATGGAGGCGGTACCGAGTGCTCTGCGGATTATGTCGTTTAGAGCCGTGTGTCTATAAAATCGGCCGGCGCTTGATTGGCAGTGGAGTCCGTGGTGCCCATAAGCGTCAACATGGTTTCCACAGCGGGAGCAAGCGTGTGGCTCGCAGGCTTTCAAACCTAGCCTGAGGCATACGGCTACGCGCAGTGACGCCGGGTCTAAAAGGGAACCAATGTTCCGCGAAGGCAAGGCGCGTAGCCAATGCCCTGACTCGGGTTCTGATACTGCGAGCAGTCTAGCACGGTCGCGGGGATTCGAGTTATTGTCCAAAAGGGATTTGtgggttgtttttatttttatcaggtcccAGGCTGCTTGGCTGGCTTTTTCGGTAGGTGGGCTCTCGCCGGGATTTCCAGCACTCCAAGTTGACTCTGCATCTGCCAAGCTCGCCACTACCACACCCGTGGGATTGGTGACATTAAGAATGCCACGGATGAGATGAGCGACGCTGTGGACAGACGAGAGAAAAGCGGGGAGAGCCAGATCGCCCGTAGTGCGGATACCCAGGCCACCATAATTAATAGGcaaagtatttgacgtatctcattgttcgaatacggctgtttgACCCACTTTCCGAATTCCGATTAACACGTTCGCGGACGCGGATTGCATAGCATCCGTTTTTGTACTCCTCCTGGTGACGCGCCattctttttaaatttcttcgTTGAAATGCTTATCAATCTGCTTAACCAcagtataatattattcaccAACTTTTCCTCTACCAGTCACCAGTCAAATAATGCGTACTGCcatattacatagttttatcGAAGTTAAAAATTATCCTGTGACGTCTCCAAATTGGCCCCCCTTTCTGTGACGCAGATGCTATAGCATTCGTCTTTGTATGGCAGCTCCCTTAGTAGCCCGGCAGGTGCGTCTGGGAGTGGACACATGTAATTTGGGTGAATTTCGTGCGCGATAGCGATTTTgacgtatttttataaaatcgtaattaatgtttttcttacaatttctttaagtttttcattgtgttttaataaacaaacgtgTTTACTTGCTGTTAATTACACTACAGTAAAATTTTGATAACGGTTAATGTGAAAAAGTGAGGCATGAATGTGTATACCTATTATTGAAATAGTTACGTTACTAGTCATAGTTTTGGTCATATAATTGTGAATTATAGCCTGTTGGCGCTCGATGATCACCTCCCACAAGGTAAGCACCTTATGACATGCATTTGTGGTATCATTCTGTGTATATTTCATGCCTTGTATTTGGTGCAGATGCATCCGAAAAAGAATATAAAGATGGGTGAATCATCGCTTGGCAGGAAAAGTGGTGGACGCTTTACGTCCAGAACTTAACGCGGCGGTGCGTTACAGGGAACTCAAAAAGTGTAATGCGGTACATATTGACACTTTTGAGAAGTAGTGTTGGCGTAAAATGCtgcgtataccttggacagctgGAAGAACAAACCTCTCATTTTAAGAGAGCTCAACATTGCCACTCGGCTCTCTACAACATGCTATGAGACCCATGTTTGGGCCTTTAGATTAGAGCCGGTCTCCAACGCATCATTTGTAGGTAGTATCACATAATTTGAGGTCGAATGAACAGCGAACGTGCTTGGGATGGGGCATGTATGAGATGGACTCAATATTACAATGATAAGCAAAGAGGGAACAAAACAGAAGAAGAAAATTGTTTGAAGAGGTCAGCAAATGAGTCTTTTGAGCAAAAATCGCGCCTTTAGAAAGTCAGAAGTCTCAGCCATCAAGTCCATCGAGCACGCTGTATGAATGCTATAACATGCGATGTCATATAAGATCCCATCTTGACTACGTCATGTGACAGACATGCTTATGCATCCGAATTGTATAGCATTTGTTGTCACATagcgtataaaaaatatactttatattGACGCGGATTGCATAGCATTCGCCTTGCATAGCATTACGCGTCATATACAAACCTAAAAGATATATTTGTAGTGACAGAAATGCTATAACAGTCccaatatttccatacaaaatttaggtGTCCAACTGGTGTGACTGAGCGTCCGCGAACGTGttaagctgaaaatttgcatgcatatgtaagtcgggtgtcAATGCAATATGATGGTacaatcgagctgatctgatgatggagacaggagttgGCCATAGGTActttgtgataaaacaacgcaacctaattgtgtttgggattCTTAAAatagtctcgatgagtattagttgccaatgtaaagaaaagtacagtcagcgatagaagcttgtaccaaaaataaaatttttgccaaaacttATTAACTGGTAATATTTAACTTGGGGTAAATCACATAAATcttattcataatattaataagaCAAATACAGTCGTGATAgcattatcacgctgtcacgccTCTATTTTTCTTATTCGAACTATGTattaaaatgtaatcttatcTTTATCACATGAATGCGTCCATCATACATCTAGGTCAGGTAGCATTTTGTAAAATACTTCAAAACAATCTAAACAAA is a window of Cydia splendana chromosome 1, ilCydSple1.2, whole genome shotgun sequence DNA encoding:
- the LOC134795540 gene encoding uncharacterized protein LOC134795540, giving the protein MEQVFMIEVFVKKIVLKIEPPVKDEYELRLEEEERKREAEAAALAAALLAEKMKGKKPKPPKKPKKGKKGKVPLPPSEEELKYMQTCTMQMNCLPLFDFYVAHDNFVAPPPPPPPAKGKKGKKGKAKKGKKGKKGPVFVKPPLPSEPLPQPPYFGVGNAVIFISRPSKLQEVLEKTPIYITVWNRDENFNCIGFVKVPWHESFLQCIERSAELNPVNMEQAEYRDTRKQEMITNTVEIVRPLQCEEDLKPSGEIEFFIRLSCLGNRVLSYFVALPEMERIPGRKYLIDDLKLKDLEVVRHWDGTTIDEAPPVAYFFSAPDITREPMRPVEEPRVYEDFVAPYTASELAILAMGFPKGPCGGTNCPKRMDYRGSQHQFIQGEKVKGKYQHGQFVNKRDVHGPCGRLDCPLAKKIRQYLCTEGSYKPCKKPCCKEYY